TGCGGACCGGGGTCGGCGTGCCACGGCAGAAGGCCGTCAGCGTGAAATGCGCTGGTGCCGCGAAAGCACAGGGCACACTATATCTGGTGTGTCGGTGCCATTCAAGCCACTACCGGTAGCGTTTGAAAAAAAATATGGGTGCACCCGATTGGGGCTTTTCGGTGGGCGAAAAAACGCCCGAGAGCCCACTTGCCTGTCGCCGGTTCCATGGTCCGGAACGCCCCGGATTTTCTGGAACCTTGTTGGGAGAACCCAGTGATTTCGAACCCTCTGGGCGGATTCGGGTCTGAAAGCCGCGTCGATGCGGGCGGTGAAGAATCGGCTGCGGTTGCCGATGCGCGGGCGGCTCAATCGTCGGCGGTGAAAACCCGGTCTGTGTCTTCGGGAAAACACCGACGTGGCCAACCCAGGCCCCGCCGCAGCTGCGACCAGTCAAAGCCCGGCCCCGGGTCCTGCTTGCGTCCGGGCGCAATGTGCTCGTGGCCCGCCACATGGGCCACCGGATAACGTGTGCGCAGGCTGGCACACAAGCGGATCAGCGCGAGGTACTGCGCCGTCTCGAAGCGGTCGCCCTCCAGGCCCTCGAGCTCGATGCCGATGGAGTCGTCGTTGCAGTTGTCGCGTCCCCGCCAGCACGACGCGCCGGCGTGCCAGGCGCGGGCGCCGGCGTCGACGAACTGCACCAGCTCGCCATCGCGCCGGATGAAGAAATGCGAGGACACTTCCATGCCCCGGATCTGTTCGAAGTAGGGATGGGCTTGCCAGTCGAGCTGGTTGGTGAAGAGCTGTTCCACCTCGGGGCCGCCATAGACGCCGGGGGGCAGGCTGATGGAGTGGATGACGATCAGGTCGATGTGTGCGCCGTGGGGGCGTGGCCCGAAATTGGGCGAGGGGCAATGCCGGGCCGCATCCAGCCAGCCGCCGTTCCAGTGCCAGCGGGGGGCTGCGTGCCTGGTTTCAGCCCGCATCGTTGTCGTCCGAGGGCATGGCAATGCCGAGCCGCTGGATGCGGTAGCGCATCTGGCGCAGGTTGAGCCCCAGCCGGGCCGCCGCGGCGGTGCGGTTGTAGTCGGTTTCCTTGAGGGCCTGGAGCAGCACCTGGCGCTCCTGCTGGTCCAGGTAGGTCTGCAGATCGGCCGGAATGCCGGGGCACGGCGGAGGGGCCGCTGTGTCGGCGTCGGTCGGTGGCAAGGGCTCGATGCTGGCCGGGATCGTGTCCAGTACGGTGTCGCCGAAGTCGTCGGGCTCGATGGTGTGGCCGCTGCTCAGCGCCAGGGCGCGCTGCAGCAGGTTTTCGAGCTCGCGCACATTGCCCGGCAGGTCCCGCGACTGAAGCCATTGCAGCGCCGCGCCGGACAATCCGGGCACGGCTTGCCCGGTCTCGTTGCAGATGCGTTGCAGCAGCGCGTGGGCCAGCTCGGGCAGGTCTTCGCGTCGGTCGCGCAGCGCGGGGGTGCGCAGTTCGATCACGTTGAGCCGGTAGAACAGGTCTTGCCGGAATTCCCCGGTCTTGACCAGCGCACCGAGATCGCGGTGGGTGGCACTGACCAGACGCACGTCCACCGCCTCGTCCTGCACGCCGCCGAGCGGGCGCACGCGCCGTTCCTGGATCACGCGCAGCAGCTTGGCCTGC
This Hydrogenophaga taeniospiralis DNA region includes the following protein-coding sequences:
- the ampD gene encoding 1,6-anhydro-N-acetylmuramyl-L-alanine amidase AmpD; the encoded protein is MRAETRHAAPRWHWNGGWLDAARHCPSPNFGPRPHGAHIDLIVIHSISLPPGVYGGPEVEQLFTNQLDWQAHPYFEQIRGMEVSSHFFIRRDGELVQFVDAGARAWHAGASCWRGRDNCNDDSIGIELEGLEGDRFETAQYLALIRLCASLRTRYPVAHVAGHEHIAPGRKQDPGPGFDWSQLRRGLGWPRRCFPEDTDRVFTADD